The following coding sequences are from one Primulina eburnea isolate SZY01 chromosome 15, ASM2296580v1, whole genome shotgun sequence window:
- the LOC140814527 gene encoding uncharacterized protein codes for MARCLSFTGSADWLYRSFFSYSGLRSLKTDLEEGTIMHCWVPKSHKKSKPNLLLVHGFGANAMWQYGDILRHLMPRFNIYVPDLLFFGDSTTTRPERSEVFQAQCVMRLMAAYGVEKMSLVGISYGGFVGYSMAAQFPEAVEKVVLCCTGVCLEEKDLRDGLFEVSDLDEVASILMPQSPEKLRELMKFAFVRPAKGVPSCFLSDYIDVFCTDHVKQKKELIQALIKERQLSNIPKIVQPTLIIWGEQDKIFPVELSHRLQMHIGEKARLVIIKNAGHAVNIEKPKQFAKHLKSFLVANPVPSSSHQTKYLFWSSP; via the exons ATGGCGAGATGTTTGAGCTTCACGGGTTCAGCGGATTGGTTATACAGAAGCTTTTTCTCATATTCCGGCCTCCGTTCCTTGAAAACGGATCTCGAGGAAGGGACCATCATGCATTGCTGGGTCCCCAAATCCCACAAGAAATCGAAACCCAATCTCCTTTTGGTGCATGGCTTCGGCGCCAATGCCATGTGGCAGTACGGCGATATACTCCGCCACCTGATGCCGCGTTTCAACATCTACGTGCCGGACCTCCTCTTCTTCGGTGACTCTACCACGACGCGGCCGGAACGGAGCGAGGTGTTCCAGGCGCAGTGCGTGATGCGGTTGATGGCGGCATACGGGGTGGAGAAGATGAGCTTGGTGGGGATTAGTTACGGCGGGTTTGTGGGGTACAGCATGGCGGCTCAGTTCCCGGAGGCGGTTGAGAAGGTGGTGCTCTGCTGCACGGGGGTTTGTTTGGAGGAGAAGGATCTGAGAGATGGGCTGTTTGAGGTGTCGGATTTGGATGAGGTAGCGAGTATTTTGATGCCGCAGTCGCCGGAGAAGTTGAGGGAGTTGATGAAGTTTGCTTTTGTTAGGCCTGCGAAAGGGGTCCCCTCTTGCTTCCTCTCAGATTACATTGAT GTTTTCTGTACAGATCATGTGAAACAGAAGAAGGAACTGATCCAAGCTTTGATCAAAGAGAGGCAGCTTTCTAATATTCCTAAGATTGTGCAGCCCACATTGATTATATGGGGAGAGCAAGACAAGATCTTTCCAGTTGAATTGTCACACCGTCTACAAAT GCACATAGGAGAGAAAGCGAGGTTGGTAATAATAAAGAACGCAGGACATGCTGTGAACATTGAGAAACCTAAGCAATTCGCAAAGCATTTAAAGTCATTTCTTGTTGCTAATCCTGTTCCCAGTTCATCCCATCAAACCAAGTATCTCTTCTGGAGTTCTCCTTAA
- the LOC140814528 gene encoding metacaspase-1-like, with translation MTEMKGNPLSCMRKHRKYIRTESLDISEATSKQPPRGKRAFLCGVSYKNQKYELRGATQDLKNMKSLLVEQFKFPTDSILILAEDESHCSPTRKNIEMAFKWLMRGIQHGDSLVFYFSGHGLRQRDLHGDEIDGFDETICPLDFKTKGMILDNYINDTIVKPLISGVTLHAIVDSCHSGTVLDLPHAYDIHKSKWEVGHHPSVDGKGTMGGRAICFSACEDHQLAADTSALSSEKEMSGAMTSTFIKAIKEAVTKNKKITYQEILDSMNKSLKQPDKTGGLGARIRRVFERKISQDPLLSSSEVFDTNTEFKI, from the exons ATGACTGAAATGAAGGGAAACCCCTTGAGCTGTATGAGgaaacatagaaaatatataAGAACTGAGAGTTTGGATATTTCAGAGGCTACCTCGAAGCAACCTCCGAGAGGGAAGCGTGCGTTCCTATGTGGAGTCAGCTACAAGAACCAGAAATACGAGCTCCGGGGAGCCACACAGGACCTGAAAAACATGAAAAGTTTACTAGTTGAGCAATTCAAATTTCCCACTGATTCCATCCTCATTCTTGCAG AAGATGAGTCCCACTGTTCTCCAACAAGGAAGAATATTGAAATGGCCTTCAAGTGGCTGATGAGGGGCATTCAACATGGGGACTCTTTGGTATTCTACTTCTCGGGGCACGGCTTACGACAACGTGATCTCCATGGTGATGAGATTGATGGGTTTGATGAAACAATATGCCCTCTCGACTTTAAAACTAAAGGAATGATTCTCGATAACTACATCAACGACACAATCGTTAAACCACTGATATCAGGTGTCACACTTCATGCTATTGTTGATTCTTGTCACAGTGGAACTGTTCTTGACTTACCACATGCTTACGATATACACAA GAGCAAATGGGAGGTAGGCCATCATCCATCGGTTGATGGTAAGGGTACAATGGGTGGAAGGGCTATTTGCTTTAGTGCCTGCGAGGATCACCAACTAGCTGCAGACACATCA GCCCTCTCATCAGAAAAAGAAATGTCAGGTGCCATGACATCCACATTTATAAAAGCAATAAAAGAAGCAGTCACAAAGAACAAAAAAATAACCTATCAAGAGATACTTGATTCTATGAACAAGTCCCTCAAACAACCTGATAAAACTGGAGGGCTCGGAGCTAGAATACGGAGAGTTTTCGAACGGAAGATCTCGCAG GATCCATTGTTATCATCATCTGAAGTGTTTGACACCAACACAGAGTTCAAGATCTAA
- the LOC140815293 gene encoding G-type lectin S-receptor-like serine/threonine-protein kinase LECRK3: MEYGTTRFRSILLVLVSLLLADLGAGQSECNVNLGAALSAGSTNHSWPSPSAEFAFGFRLLSSASSSYKDLFFLAIWFNKIPEQTIVWSENEHPVQVGSQVQLSNEGHLILHDQQGNEIWRASDEKASCGAMLDSGNFALRSEDSNYLWESFKFPTDTILPGQRLSVGGTLTSRLSETNYTEGRFQLEMQSDGNLVLHTIFLPTRYKSGAYWESGTVTSRPVSSSVLIYDEAGYIHIEQDNKTVYNVTKMVLGSKQDCYYMARIDEDGVFRQYDHPRENYVADRRSCISSWRVVQRIPEDICSAVVAPLDSGACGYNSYCVNLDGKPTCRCPEGYSPLDPLLMQRGCKPNFQLPSCQENGWELNVDLIEFKELNNTDWPLNDYELQTGLDVDKEKCKEFCLYDCYCAAAIYHGNRCWKKKFPLSNGKQSLDVDRMALIKVPRGNVASLCSKSKDKSSIILIGSFLLGSSAFLNLVLLLVSSVLAYLSYRKKVLNFQTDSTSFGIKKFTYKELEQATRGFKLELGRGSFGTVYKGVLPLNSSKHIAVKRLDKSVQDGEKEFKTEVRVIGQTHHKNLVNLLGYCDAGVSRLLVYEYMSNGSLASFLFGISRPHWNQRVQIALGIARGLTYLHEECSTQIIHCDVKPQNVLLDESFAPKISDFGLAKLLLTEQSRATRTNIRGTVGYFAPEWFRKASITVKVDVYSFGVMLLEIICCKSSVRFSMSEEEEALVDWAYECYRKKNTQRLVENDEDAKNDMTNVERMAMVAIWCIQEDPSLRPSMRRVTQMLEGVSIVPVPPRPSLFDSSSILSLNE, encoded by the coding sequence ATGGAATATGGAACTACAAGATTTCGTTCAATCTTGTTGGTGTTAGTGTCTCTTCTCTTAGCCGATCTTGGAGCAGGCCAGTCTGAATGTAATGTAAACTTAGGCGCTGCTTTGTCAGCAGGAAGCACCAACCATAGCTGGCCCTCACCTTCTGCTGAATTCGCCTTTGGATTTCGGCTCCTCTCGAGTGCTTCTTCTAGTTACAAAGATCTGTTCTTTTTAGCCATTTGGTTCAACAAGATACCGGAACAAACCATAGTTTGGTCCGAAAACGAGCATCCAGTTCAAGTTGGTTCACAAGTCCAGCTTTCCAATGAAGGCCACCTAATTCTCCATGATCAACAGGGCAACGAGATATGGCGTGCCAGTGATGAGAAAGCTAGTTGTGGTGCCATGCTCGATTCAGGAAATTTTGCGCTGAGAAGCGAAGATTCGAATTACCTATGGGAAAGCTTCAAATTTCCTACTGATACGATCTTACCTGGTCAGAGGCTGAGCGTGGGAGGGACACTTACTTCTCGTTTATCCGAGACGAATTATACTGAAGGGAGATTTCAGCTAGAGATGCAGAGCGATGGAAATCTTGTGCTCCACACTATTTTCTTGCCCACAAGATATAAGAGTGGTGCTTATTGGGAAAGTGGGACAGTAACCTCGAGGCCTGTCTCCAGCTCTGTGCTTATTTATGATGAGGCTGGTTATATTCACATAGAACAGGATAATAAAACAGTGTACAATGTGACCAAAATGGTTCTGGGCTCAAAACAAGACTGTTACTACATGGCTAGGATTGATGAGGATGGCGTGTTTAGGCAATATGATCATCCCAGAGAAAACTATGTTGCTGATAGGAGAAGCTGCATCTCGAGTTGGCGTGTCGTCCAgagaattccagaagatatttgCTCCGCAGTTGTGGCTCCCTTGGACAGTGGGGCTTGTGGATACAATAGCTACTGTGTGAATTTGGATGGAAAGCCAACTTGTCGTTGTCCAGAAGGATACTCTCCTTTGGATCCTCTGCTTATGCAACGAGGCTGTAAGCCGAACTTTCAGCTGCCAAGTTGTCAAGAAAACGGATGGGAGTTGAACGTCGATTTGATCGAGTTTAAGGAGCTGAATAACACTGATTGGCCCTTGAATGATTACGAGCTTCAGACTGGTTTGGATGTAGACAAGGAAAAATGTAAAGAATTTTGCCTCTATGATTGCTATTGCGCAGCCGCTATCTACCATGGGAATAGGTGTTGGAAGAAAAAATTCCCTCTTTCCAACGGAAAACAGTCGCTAGATGTAGACAGGATGGCGCTGATTAAGGTCCCGCGAGGGAACGTGGCCAGCTTGTGTTCTAAAAGCAAAGATAAGTCGAGTATAATTCTCATCGGATCATTTTTGCTCGGCAGTTCAGCGTTCCTGAATCTCGTTCTGCTGCTGGTTTCGTCAGTTCTCGCCTACTTATCATACCGGAAGAAGGTGCTAAATTTTCAGACAGATTCAACATCATTTGGAATAAAAAAGTTCACATACAAAGAACTCGAGCAGGCGACTAGGGGATTCAAGCTGGAATTAGGCCGAGGATCCTTTGGGACGGTGTATAAAGGCGTTCTCCCGTTAAATTCTAGTAAACATATAGCTGTCAAGAGGCTCGACAAATCCGTACAGGACGGTGAGAAGGAATTTAAAACCGAAGTAAGAGTGATCGGGCAAACCCACCATAAAAACTTGGTCAATCTCCTAGGATATTGCGATGCGGGAGTCTCCCGCCTTTTGGTGTACGAATACATGAGCAACGGCTCTTTGGCTAGCTTTCTGTTTGGAATATCAAGGCCTCATTGGAACCAAAGAGTGCAGATTGCTCTTGGTATTGCCAGAGGTCTGACTTACCTACACGAAGAATGCAGCACTCAGATAATTCATTGCGACGTCAAGCCTCAAAACGTCCTCTTGGATGAGTCCTTCGCACCTAAGATTTCCGACTTCGGATTGGCGAAACTTTTGCTGACAGAACAAAGCCGAGCTACACGGACAAACATCAGAGGCACGGTTGGATACTTTGCACCCGAATGGTTTAGAAAGGCATCCATTACGGTGAAAGTAGACGTTTATAGCTTCGGAGTCATGCTACTGGAAATAATTTGCTGCAAGTCGAGTGTCAGATTTTCCATGAGTGAAGAAGAGGAGGCGTTGGTCGATTGGGCCTATGAATGCTACAGAAAAAAGAATACCCAAAGGCTAGTGGAAAACGATGAGGACGCAAAGAATGACATGACGAATGTGGAAAGGATGGCGATGGTGGCAATCTGGTGCATCCAAGAAGATCCATCACTAAGGCCATCCATGAGAAGAGTCACTCAGATGCTCGAGGGAGTTTCCATAGTTCCCGTCCCTCCGCGGCCTTCGCTCTTCGATTCTTCTTCTATCTTGAGTCTAAAcgaataa
- the LOC140814802 gene encoding protein EXORDIUM-like 2, with product MASSSYTSAIPDPRVSKILFFFFLLFTSSSMAALVQQPSLVLKYHKGALLKGAVTVNLIWYGKFTPVQRSIIVDFLQSLNYAKSPQPAVSSWWKTTEKYSGGGSSNLVLGKQFLDENCSLGKSLKNSHIIYLAAKGGHLNGAVNVVLTAEDVAVDGFCMSRCGSHGSTRGTTRFAYAWVGNAEKQCPGYCAWPFHQPVYGPQTPPLVSPNGDVGVDGMVINLATVLAGTVTNPFNNGYFQGPATAPLEAVTACTGMFGSGAYPGYAGNVLTEKTSGASYNAHGVDGRRYLLPAMWDPQTSECSTLV from the coding sequence ATGGCTTCTTCTTCTTACACTTCTGCCATTCCTGATCCGCGGGTTTCGAAAATcttgttctttttcttcttgCTTTTTACCTCTTCTTCAATGGCGGCGTTGGTGCAGCAACCGTCTCTTGTGTTGAAATATCACAAGGGAGCTCTGCTGAAAGGCGCCGTTACGGTGAACTTGATCTGGTATGGGAAGTTCACACCCGTTCAACGTTCCATTATCGTCGATTTCCTCCAGTCTTTGAACTATGCGAAATCCCCTCAGCCTGCTGTTTCATCCTGGTGGAAGACGACGGAGAAGTACAGCGGCGGCGGGTCGTCTAATCTTGTTCTGGGCAAACAGTTCCTTGATGAGAACTGTTCTTTAGGGAAATCTCTGAAAAACTCACACATTATCTACTTAGCTGCCAAGGGTGGACACTTGAACGGAGCGGTTAACGTCGTCTTGACGGCGGAGGATGTCGCGGTTGATGGGTTTTGCATGAGCAGATGCGGTTCCCACGGGTCGACTCGTGGGACGACCCGTTTCGCCTACGCATGGGTGGGGAACGCGGAGAAACAGTGCCCTGGTTACTGCGCGTGGCCGTTTCACCAGCCGGTTTACGGCCCGCAGACGCCGCCGCTGGTCTCTCCGAACGGCGACGTTGGGGTTGACGGAATGGTGATAAATCTGGCCACCGTTCTGGCGGGAACGGTGACGAATCCGTTCAACAACGGATACTTCCAGGGTCCGGCGACCGCGCCATTGGAGGCTGTGACTGCTTGCACGGGGATGTTCGGGTCGGGTGCTTACCCGGGATACGCCGGGAACGTGCTGACGGAGAAGACGAGCGGCGCGAGCTATAATGCGCATGGGGTTGACGGGAGGAGGTATCTTCTGCCGGCGATGTGGGACCCGCAAACATCCGAATGCTCCACTCTTGTGTGA
- the LOC140813797 gene encoding phospho-2-dehydro-3-deoxyheptonate aldolase 2, chloroplastic-like, with product MALTTSAAAALPRLANPFLHPSTAPAAPGPSILTKPDAISPLSIKPRSKTISAVKSSNIPPSTSASTSPAPGKWSLDSWKSKEAFQLPEYPDKTALDSVVKTLESFPPIVFAGEARSLEEKLGQAALGNAFLLQGGDCAESFKEFSANNIRDTFRVLLQMGVVLMFGGQMPVIKVGRMAGQFAKPRSDPLEEKDGVKLPSYRGDNVNGDSFDEKSRTPDPERMIRAYTQSVSTLNLLRAFATGGYAAMQRVAQWNLDFAEHSEQGDRYRELAHRVDEALAFMASCGLTADHPVMTTTEFWTSHECLLLPYEQALTRQDSTSGLYYDCSAHMIWVGERTRQLHGAHVEFLRGVSNPLGIKVSDKMDPNELVKLIDILNPQNRPGRITVIVRMGAENLRVKFPHLIRAVRQAGQIVTWVSDPMHGNTIKAPCGLKTRSFDAIRAEVRAFFDVHDQEGSFPGGVHMEMTGQNVTECVGGSRTITYNDLSSRYHTHCDPRLNASQSLELAFIIAERLRKRRLGPLRNLSSFRP from the exons ATGGCTCTGACAACCTCCGCCGCCGCCGCCTTGCCGCGCCTGGCCAACCCCTTCCTCCACCCCTCCACCGCTCCCGCCGCTCCCGGGCCTTCAATTCTCACCAAACCCGACGCAATATCCCCTCTTTCAATCAAACCGAGATCGAAAACAATATCAGCCGTCAAATCCTCCAACATACCTCCATCCACCTCCGCCTCCACGTCTCCTGCACCAGGAAAATGGAGTCTTGACAGCTGGAAATCGAAGGAAGCGTTCCAGCTTCCGGAATACCCTGATAAAACTGCGCTCGATTCAGTCGTCAAGACTCTTGAATCCTTTCCCCCGATTGTCTTTGCAGGTGAGGCGAGGAGCCTGGAGGAGAAGCTGGGGCAGGCTGCTCTTGGGAATGCTTTCCTTTTGCAAGGTGGAGACTGTGCCGAGAGTTTCAAAGAATTCAGCGCAAATAACATCAGGGACACTTTCAGGGTGCTCTTGCAGATGGGTGTGGTTCTCATGTTTGGTGGTCAGATGCCTGTTATCAAG GTGGGAAGAATGGCTGGGCAATTTGCTAAGCCAAGGTCTGATCCGCTTGAAGAGAAGGATGGTGTGAAGCTGCCGAGTTACCGAGGTGACAATGTGAACGGTGATTCTTTTGACGAAAAATCACGAACTCCTGATCCTGAAAGAATGATTCGAGCCTACACCCAATCTGTGTCTACGTTGAACCTTCTTCGAGCATTTGctactggaggatatgctgccATGCAGAGGGTTGCGCAATGGAACCTTGATTTTGCTGAACATAGTGAGCAGGGGGATAG gtACCGTGAACTGGCTCACCGAGTCGATGAGGCCCTCGCCTTCATGGCTTCTTGTGGTCTCACGGCAGATCATCCGGTCATGACCACTACTGAGTTCTGGACATCCCATGAATGCTTACTTTTACCGTATGAACAAGCGCTTACTAGGCAAGATTCAACCTCTGGCCTATATTATGATTGCTCTGCTCACATGATTTGGGTTGGGGAACGAACAAGGCAATTACACGGTGCTCATGTTGAGTTTCTAAGAGGAGTTTCCAATCCTCTCGGAATTAAG GTAAGTGACAAAATGGATCCAAACGAACTCGTGAAACTGATTGATATTCTGAATCCTCAAAACCGACCTGGAAGAATAACAGTGATAGTTCGTATGGGAGCTGAAAACTTAAGAGTGAAATTTCCTCATCTCATCAGGGCCGTTCGCCAAGCAGGTCAAATCGTCACTTGGGTCAGTGACCCTATGCATGGAAACACCATCAAAGCACCTTGTGGACTCAAGACTCGCTCTTTTGATGCTATCCGG GCTGAGGTGAGAGCATTTTTTGACGTACATGACCAAGAAGGAAGCTTCCCCGGAGGAGTGCATATGGAGATGACGGGCCAAAACGTTACAGAATGCGTGGGGGGATCGCGTACCATCACGTATAATGATTTGAGCTCACGGTACCATACACATTGCGACCCAAGGCTTAATGCTTCTCAATCATTGGAACTTGCTTTCATTATAGCTGAGCGGCTTCGGAAGAGACGACTTGGACCACTACGTAACCTGTCATCTTTCAGACCATAG